The following coding sequences are from one Helicoverpa armigera isolate CAAS_96S chromosome 2, ASM3070526v1, whole genome shotgun sequence window:
- the LOC135118099 gene encoding uncharacterized protein LOC135118099 isoform X1 — protein MKNITHAVLMTVWNTNFQAFILILIVYKYLVYFLIVYYLEGNWIFLQLSVYIAELFFTFDILVHLLHKHWSLVRLHVRVYRRNSFFLAYDIISVVPYNLIFSKRPAYESVTLIGRWLAIGRIYRLFIYFQEINEHMRKSRRFLFFCEQFLVSALVLHASTCMWYSLHRPPEMEHAWYNLGYPPHVQSRNLKFDNYRTSWYYCTCRFFNVVFGDSFPMSSLQKWLTSSLMLVGYVFFRYRFIGTLAWELVIERTRRSNFVDNYHHMINYLKFSRAPSWLVDQCKNYKLQLWKMKAGILTSQHLQKLPLPLQMELIFDINVGNFHNSMLFRETKESFMRQISLLMRHELYLAGQHIWSQGVVKSGMICIKRGVIEMLSDEDDESPMIAFKDGTVLGELSLFYSIPSKVTVKAATYVELQVLKRTDFMRVIAEHPCMFELIRKKIGDRLNSSRTRQEAIENYDQGDSRLIRTRYRPMKVLKDRLAGIEEEDPTFVDDSHMYYRDENNERQPKFTSEYLELYQMSRNVTTIDAPHICLTSNFPWILIPDTDFTRMFDVAHFAMVLYVCFMTPFSALQNYQSDAETVLSTIVVAGLLLNIYIQLTTATSEKNTRKETVKEIAEMKMASFGFYLDIISVFPVSIFTDTLDPQGETVAGQVALLFPILQVWHLWDYMNKWAQSFESHVKLLILIKFGLVFIIFSYWSGCLLYLFACPRKLCRENTWMSQLIYWETKVFMTNEARHESPMKTSFLFGTSVFTGFGSSEVAPGEQDLLITVMLFVLGTYLVVYYTAKICASYLLATQRKLKFKESMRELFYFLSVNHVSGKIKARVKKFFCVQWYYNHAVSTEEIFEDMSTNIQQEVLSIEMVETLRFCPLFRVHNRDFLQTVASNTRKLVLPDNEVVQHAADIGRDMYILQKGHCNLLNNLGKRHMTIGPGTHFGVVEMLFGLPKVYTVVTSTNCILLHVEYSALVQCWGTFPDISHPIITVLEDPEVKAKAVEFEDAKPLTGRIDVKTNRIAQEIKESFVVLTGREARAHYVKTFDKLGVLRHLRYIFMPGCITPHGMFLKFWCGVRFVVALYYIFTVPYDIATKQHKHSGLYNYADVVLYIDIVIMAYVAYYNEKSLLVTHPLLTVSRYLSHSFLMDIISVFPVEEVFRIVNDNSDMDLYRLNRMLLVSRITGAFAYWESDIMRVNPAIVLLKFLPIALTIVNFVTAFIFVNACEPYLPPESRYILVNCTKIFIISSVKHEQRYAVTEYVYTFYWVYEIFVGLGCTPISMPNTVDFWLMMCLQIVGFMYFAFMYGYVASTRSTAAQALLEHNEKTRDLANFLYQQNVDPMLTVKSLKYFEYVWMRTNGSNPQRICRRLNSALMEDTLVFMYERALREVPLFGKVERSFIRVFTQHVNEMYLLKGDTVIQCRDIQPYIYIIYRGKVDVLTSYNEMITCMGPGGMFGNFTGQPTSCSEVTIYASRSLDLLVIPSVTFFNLVKYYPKIQDPLNKAFEMSRDYILPINMDNDDDESSDESTFDLSSIESGADSRSGSSRFDISGTVPMSVSQSNVSQSKSSASVSTFHSYSHASNLLRPGTFMFQSYGYLSCTIVTIHYVIGLYDLVTLNDCYFFLWAHALLDIYFYGKIYLTMHQGYVSKHGELVLEGPKTRHRYLKHRFWVCSDVVANFPLEFLGFCFPNTVKAVHYLRAIKLLRLKYLFEFYRDTSRELTNNLTTLQAAMTIIGVVIVIHTFACLWLVAMIGTSPISMIRTLKVHLIDEETPQLRWDYVTSFYVIVAMLTTTGSDEFSIEEVLPMSILAVVLVCGKMLAAIVVAASIQLAYSNKYALTAYEKVTRELIDMLKNQGLSNYQLKKFWKYIQQLWVTERGRQLPILLSQTPYVRRCDLMSAMFGHHLRSCYIFADTGEAFLRQLTVALDYTIFFPGNYIVVAGDSEARMYWVASGSVSVVSVRADLTEITHELLGTGDVFGILQGMNRGISHCFSYRAETKVSILTLSMDSWIDILRFFPEAKKMILERSEVLFTQIT, from the exons ATGAAGAATATTACACATGCTGTTTTGATGACAGTTTGGAACACAAACTTTCAG GCCTTCATTCTTATATTAATAGTATACaagtatttagtttatttcctAATAGTGTACTACTTGGAAGGAAACTGGATATTCTTGCAGTTGTCCGTGTATATTgcagaattattttttactttcgaTATATTGGTTCACCTACTTCACAAGCATTGGTCCCTGGTTCGATTACATGTTAGAGTTTATCGGAGGAACTCTTTCTTCTTGGCTTATGATATAATATCAGTTGTGCCTTATAATTTGATAT tttcaaaaagacCTGCCTACGAATCCGTTACATTAATTGGAAGGTGGTTAGCCATAGGAAGAATTTACAGACTATTTATCTACTTTCAAGAAATTAATGAACAT ATGCGTAAGTCCCGGCGGTTTTTGTTCTTCTGCGAACAATTCCTGGTGTCTGCATTAGTACTTCATGCGAGTACTTGCATGTGGTACTCGTTACACCGTCCACCAGAAATGGAACACGCTTGGTACAATCTGGGCTACCCTCCGCATGTGCAATCAAGGAACCTCAAGTTtgacaa TTACAGAACATCTTGGTACTATTGTACTTGTCGTTTCTTCAACGTCGTATTTGGCGATTCTTTTCCTATG TCGAGCTTGCAAAAGTGGTTGACGTCAAGCCTGATGCTCGTCGGCTATGTGTTCTTCCGATATCGTTTTATTGGCACTCTCGCCTGGGAACTGGTCATAGAAAGAACTAGAAGATCCAACTTTGTGGACAAT TACCATCACATGATAAACTACCTAAAGTTCAGCAGGGCGCCATCTTGGCTCGTAGATCAATGCAAGAACTATAAGCTCCAACTGTGGAAGATGAAGGCCGGGATCCTGACATCGCAACACCTACAGAAACTGCCTCTGCCATTACAGATGGAACTAATCTTCGACATTAACGTCGGGAATTTCCATAACTCCATGCTATTTAGAGAGACTA AGGAATCGTTTATGCGTCAGATATCACTGTTGATGCGCCATGAGTTGTACTTGGCTGGGCAGCATATTTGGAGTCAGGGTGTGGTAAAGAGTGGCATGATCTGTATCAAGCGAGGCGTCATCGAAATGTTGTCTGATGAAGACGATGAGAGTCCCATGATTGCCTTTAAAGACGGAACT GTGCTTGGTGAGTTGAGCTTATTCTACTCAATTCCATCCAAAGTTACCGTGAAGGCGGCCACGTATGTTGAACtacag GTTTTAAAAAGAACCGACTTCATGCGAGTTATCGCGGAGCATCCCTGCATGTTTGAACTCATACGCAAGAAAATTGGCGATAGACTCAACAGTTCGAGAACAAGAcag GAGGCAATAGAGAATTACGATCAAGGTGACTCGAGACTCATTCGAACCCGCTACCGGCCCATGAAAGTACTTAAAGACCGGTTAGCCGGCATCGAGGAAGAGGACCCCACGTTTGTAGACGATTCTCACATGTATTATAGAG ACGAGAACAACGAACGTCAGCCAAAATTCACGTCGGAATACTTGGAGCTATATCAAATGTCCAGAAACGTTACCACGATAGATGCGCCTCATATTTGTCTTACATCTAACTTCCCTTGGATACTGATCCCCGACACTGACTTC ACGCGCATGTTCGACGTGGCACATTTCGCGATGGTGCTGTACGTATGTTTCATGACGCCTTTCTCGGCACTACAGAACTATCAGTCGGATGCTGAGACTGTGCTCTCGACGATAGTGGTCGCTGGGTTACTGTTGAACATTTATATACAGCTTACTACTGCCACCTCGGAGAAG AACACAAGAAAAGAGACAGTCAAAGAAATAGCTGAAATGAAAATGGCATCATTTGGTTTCTACCTGGATATTATATCAGTGTTCCCTGTGTCCATATTCACGGACACTCTGGACCCTCAGGGTGAGACGGTGGCCGGTCAAGTAGCCCTGCTCTTCCCTATACTGCAAGTTTGGCATCTATGGGACTACATGAATAAATGGGCTCAAAGCTTTGAGAGTCACGTCaag TTGCTGATCCTGATAAAATTTGGCTtggttttcattatattttcgTACTGGTCAGGATGTCTTCTGTACCTATTTGCCTGTCCTAGAAAATTGTGTCGTGAG AACACATGGATGTCTCAACTGATATACTGGGAGACGAAGGTGTTCATGACGAATGAAGCCCGTCACGAGAGTCCTATGAAGACGTCGTTCTTGTTCGGAACTTCTGTGTTCACTGGCTTCGGCAGTTCTGAAGTTGCACCCGGAGAACAGGATCTTTtaatt ACAGTAATGCTTTTTGTACTGGGAACCTATCTGGTCGTTTACTATACTGCAAAGATTTGCGCTTCTTACTTGTTGGCGACACAAAGGAAGTTGAAGTTTAAG GAATCCATGAGGGAGCTGTTTTATTTCCTCTCCGTAAATCACGTTAGTGGAAAAATCAAAGCGCGGGTGAAAAAGTTCTTCTGTGTGCAATG GTATTACAACCATGCTGTATCTACTGAAGAAATATTCGAGGACATGTCAACGAACATCCAACAAGAAGTACTTTCGATAGAAATGGTGGAAACATTGCGTTTCTGCCCTCTTTTTCGG GTGCACAACAGGGACTTTCTTCAAACCGTGGCGAGTAACACGAGGAAGCTGGTACTGCCGGATAACGAGGTCGTGCAACATGCTGCCGATATCGGCCGCGATATGTATATCTTGCaaaaa GGTCACTGTAATTTGTTAAACAATCTTGGAAAAAGACATATGACGATCGGTCCTGGCACACATTTTGGCGTTGTGGAAATGCTATTTGGGTTACCAAAG GTATACACGGTGGTGACGTCGACAAACTGCATATTACTGCATGTGGAATACAGTGCGCTGGTGCAGTGCTGGGGCACGTTCCCAGACATTAGTCACCCCATTATCACG GTTTTGGAAGACCCTGAAGTAAAAGCCAAGGCTGTGGAATTTGAAGACGCAAAGCCTCTAACTGGTCGAATTGATGTAAAAACTAACAGAATTGCA caAGAGATAAAGGAAAGTTTCGTAGTACTCACAGGTAGAGAAGCGAGGGCCCACTACGTGAAGACATTCGACAAGTTAGGCGTACTGAG ACACCTCAGGTATATCTTCATGCCGGGATGCATTACTCCCCATGGAATGTTCTTGAAGTTCTGGTGTGGCGTGCGCTTCGTAGTCGCCTTGTACTACATATTCACTGTGCCGTACGATATTGCT acGAAACAGCACAAACACAGTGGACTATATAATTATGCGGACGTCGTCTTATACATAGACATAGTCATAATGGCGTATGTTGCGTACTACAACGAGAAATCCTTGCTCGTCACACACCCTCTCCTGACAGTGTCCCGATATTTGAGCCATTCCTTCTTAATGGACATCATTAGTGTCTTCCCAGTTGAAGAAGTC ttcagAATAGTAAATGACAATTCAGATATGGATTTGTACAGATTAAATCGAATGcttttg GTGTCTAGAATAACAGGTGCTTTCGCGTACTGGGAGAGTGATATAATGCGAGTAAATCCAGCCATAGTGCTGTTGAAGTTCCTGCCTATAGCCTTGACAATTGTGAACTTTGTAACTGCGTTCATTTTCGTGAACGCGTGTGAACCCTACTTGCCTCCAGAGTCGCGTTACATATTAGTCAATTGTACGAAGATTTTCATCATTTCTAGTGTTAAACATGAACAGAGAT ATGCGGTTACCGAATACGTATACACGTTCTACTGGGTTTACGAGATATTTGTGG GCTTAGGCTGCACTCCGATCAGTATGCCTAACACCGTCGACTTCTGGCTGATGATGTGTCTGCAGATCGTTGGCTTCATGTACTTTGCCTTCATGTATGGGTATGTAGCATCTACGCGGTCGACAGCCGCACAAGCCTTGTTGGAACATAAT GAAAAAACAAGGGATCTAGCCAACTTTCTGTACCAGCAGAATGTGGATCCGATGCTCACGGTGAAAtcgttgaaatattttgaatatgtgTGGATGAGGACGAACGGCAGTAATCCTCAG AGAATATGTCGTCGCCTAAACTCGGCGCTAATGGAAGACACATTAGTATTCATGTACGAGCGTGCTCTGAGGGAAGTACCCCTGTTCGGCAAGGTGGAGAGGTCATTCATCAGGGTCTTCACGCAGCACGTCAACGAGATGTACCTGCTGAAGGGGGACACCGTCATACAGTGCAGGGACATACAGCCTTACATTTATATCATTTATCGGGGAAAG GTTGATGTTTTGACGTCATATAATGAAATGATAACATGCATGGGTCCAGGTGGAATGTTTGGGAATTTTACTGGT CAACCAACATCATGTTCCGAAGTGACGATATACGCGAGTCGGAGCCTCGATTTATTAGTTATACCAAGTGTGACTTTCTTCAACTTGGTCAAATATTATCCCAAGATTCAGGACCCTTTGAACAAGGCTTTCGAAATGTCTAGAGATTACATCTTGCCTATTAACATGGATAATGATGACGATGAATCTTCAGACG AATCGACATTTGACCTTTCATCGATAGAGTCGGGCGCCGATTCTAGAAGTGGATCCAGTAGATTTGATATTTCAG GGACAGTGCCGATGAGCGTGTCACAGTCTAACGTGAGCCAGTCGAAGTCGTCTGCGAGTGTGTCCACATTTCACAGCTACTCGCACGCCTCTAATCTGCTGCGTCCCGGAACGTTCATGTTTCAG AGTTACGGCTACTTATCATGTACGATTGTAACAATACACTATGTGATCGGTCTGTATGACCTGGTGACCCTAAATGACTGCTACTTTTTCCTCTGGGCACATGCCCTGTTGGACATCTACTTCTATGGCAAGATTTATCTCACTATGCATCAG GGGTACGTGAGCAAGCACGGGGAGCTCGTACTGGAGGGTCCTAAGACTCGCCACAGATATTTAAAGCATAGATTCTGGGTGTGTTCCGACGTGGTAGCCAATTTCCCTCTGGAATTCCTCGGCTTTTGTTTTCC GAATACCGTGAAAGCTGTGCATTATTTACGCGCGATCAAGCTTCTAAGACTGAagtatttgtttgaattttatcGGGATACGTCTCGTGAACTCACCAATAACCTTACCACTCTTCag GCGGCGATGACAATAATAGGTGTTGTCATAGTGATCCACACATTTGCCTGCCTATGGCTAGTGGCAATGATTGGAACATCTCCTATTAGCATGATTCGGACACTGAAGGTTCACCTTATAGATGa AGAGACGCCACAACTCCGCTGGGACTACGTGACATCATTCTACGTGATAGTAGCCATGCTGACCACCACTGGCAGTGACGAGTTTTCCATCGAAGAAGTCTTGCCCATGAGCATACTGGCTGTAGTTCTGGTCTGCGGTAAAATGTTAGCAGCGATTGTAGTCGCTGCGTCCATACAACTGGCTTATTCCAACAAGTATGCTTTGACAGCGTATGAGAAGGTGACGAGGGAACTTATTGATATGCTGAAGAATCAAGGACTTTCAA ATTACCAACTGAAGAAGTTTTGGAAATACATACAACAGCTTTGGGTAACAGAGCGTGGACGACAg TTGCCAATTCTATTGTCCCAAACACCTTATGTACGTCGTTGTGATCTGATGTCGGCGATGTTTGGTCATCACTTGAGGAGTTGCTACATCTTCGCCGACACTGGAGAAGCGTTTCTGAGACAATTGACAGTCGCACTTGATTATACTATTTTCTTCCCTG GGAACTACATAGTAGTGGCCGGTGACAGCGAAGCTCGCATGTACTGGGTGGCATCAGGGTCGGTGTCAGTCGTATCAGTGAGAGCTGACCTTACTGAGATCACTCACGAGCTGCTCGGCACAGGAGACGTGTTTGGCATACTGCAGGGCATGAACCGGGGCATCTCGCACTGCTTCTCCTATAGAGCTGAGACCAAG GTCAGCATTTTAACGCTAAGCATGGATTCGTGGATCGACATTTTACGATTTTTCCCTGAAGCGAAGAAGATGATACTGGAAAGATCGgaagttttatttacacagataacTTAA